A stretch of the Rutidosis leptorrhynchoides isolate AG116_Rl617_1_P2 unplaced genomic scaffold, CSIRO_AGI_Rlap_v1 contig238, whole genome shotgun sequence genome encodes the following:
- the LOC139882160 gene encoding dirigent protein 19-like: protein MGKKIERLTSLNDFGPPCWRGIAIGGRNHAGEESQGLREEVGDVPMTVTPDPHSKEIARLQGTFVGVSRSDPNNTRSYMSHISFIRGKYKGSSLSIFGISNYFDPVRERPIVGGNRKLRVASGYIEARDISDNPNVEEYHICCLHYAP, encoded by the exons ATGGGGAAAAAGATTGAAAGGCTCACTTCATTGAATGATTTTGGGCCTCCATGCTGGAGAGGAATCGCGATTGGAGGGCGCAACCATGCCGGCGAGGAATCGCAGGGCTTGAGAGAGGAAG TGGGCGATGTTCCTATGACGGTGACTCCTGATCCGCACTCCAAGGAAATTGCAAGACTCCAGGGAACGTTTGTTGGGGTTTCTAGGAGTGATCCGAACAATACTAGGTCTTATATGTCTCATATAAGTTTCATTAGAGGAAAGTACAAAGGAAGCAGTCTTTCTATTTTTGGGATTAGCAATTACTTTGATCCTGTGCGAGAGCGCCCCATTGTTGGAGGAAACCGGAAACTTAGGGTAGCATCGGGATACATTGAAGCGAGGGATATCTCCGACAATCCGAATGTTGAAGAGTATCACATTTGTTGCCTCCATTATGCCCCCTAG
- the LOC139882161 gene encoding pterocarpan synthase 1-like: MATVFVVLTITLVFVSSSINLVTCHFCEISVPQGMHNIKLTQMTIYRQDSRAGIIQVAGPPTPANDNLAFGTTLVGDFLMTVAPDPRSKEIGRLQGMAVGVSRSDPNNTSLSSSRTHISFTHGKYRGSTLSILGISNLSEPVRESPVVGGTGELKLSSGYAELRDVSDYPDVEEYRICVLHYSPRA; the protein is encoded by the coding sequence ATGGCAACAGTTTTTGTTGTCCTGACCATCACATTAGTGTTTGTCTCCTCCTCAATTAATCTCGTTACTTGTCATTTTTGTGAAATATCAGTTCCGCAAGGAATGCATAACATAAAGTTAACCCAAATGACAATCTACCGACAAGACAGTAGAGCAGGCATTATCCAAGTAGCAGGACCTCCCACGCCGGCAAATGATAATTTGGCGTTCGGTACGACATTGGTCGGTGATTTTCTGATGACCGTGGCTCCCGATCCACGCTCCAAAGAAATTGGAAGACTTCAGGGCATGGCTGTTGGGGTTTCTAGGAGTGATCCCAACAATACTAGTCTTTCTTCTTCTCGAACTCATATCAGTTTCACTCATGGCAAGTACAGAGGAAGCACTCTATCTATTTTGGGGATTAGCAATCTGTCTGAGCCAGTGCGTGAGAGCCCGGTTGTCGGAGGAACTGGCGAGCTTAAGCTATCATCGGGATACGCTGAATTGAGGGATGTCTCCGACTATCCTGATGTTGAAGAGTATCGTATTTGTGTCCTCCATTATTCACCTAGAGCTTAA